CGAGGGCGCCGGGCGCGGCCGCATCCAGACTTCGGCGATCATCAATGCCGCCTTCCCGGGCTACGCCGCCGAGCGCACCGACGACGCCGACAAGACGCCGATCGACAACCGCCATGCGCCGCTGTTCGTCGAGGGCAAGGACCTGATGCCGGGCGTCACGCTGCACCTCGGCCAGTGCTGCCGTCCGCTGCCGGGCGATCGCATCATCGGCGTGCAGGTGCCCGACAAGGGCCTCGTCGTCCACGTCTCCAGCTGCCCGCGCCTCGCCGAGTATGACGACCGCCCGGAACTCTGGCGCGACCTGAAATGGACCGAGCTTGCCAAGACCGGCGCCGTCGCGACCGGCCGTATAAGGATCAATGCCTCGAACCAGAAAGGCGTGCTCGCCAAGCTGTGTTCCGCCGTGGCCGAATCCAATGGCAACATTGTCGGCCTCGTCACCGGCGCGCGCCATCCCGATTTCATCGAACTTACAATGGATATTGAAGTGGAAGACCTGAAGCGCCTCACCCAGATCCTGGCGGCCCTACGCTCGCTGGCCGTCGTTGACCGCGCCGTGCGCGACCAGGAGGGCCAGGATGAACAGTGATCAGGTGCTTGATGTGTTCCGCGATGCCGGCGCGCTGCTGGAGGGGCATTTCATCCTCTCGTCCGGCCGGCGCAGCCCGGTCTTCTTGCAGAAGGCGCTCGTCTTCTCGCGGCCGGACCTCTCGGAGAAACTCTGCAAGGCGCTCGCCGCCAAGCTGACGGCCGAGTTCGGCAAGATCGACGTCGTCGCCGGCCCCGCCGTCGGCGGCATCATCCCGGGCTACGAGCTCGCCCGCCATCTCGGCGCCCGCGCGATCTTCGCCGAGCGCGTGGAAGGCAATCTCGAATTCCGCCGCGGCTTTTCCATTGGCGAGAAGGACCGTGTACTGATTGCCGAGGACATCGTCACCACCGGCCTGTCGTTCCGCGAGACGGTCGTCGCGCTCGGCAAGCTGCCGGGCACAGTGGTTGGCGGCGCCTGCATCATCGACCGCTCGGGCGGCAAGGCGGATGTCGGCTGCCGCCTCGTCTCGCTTGCGCAGGTGAATTTCCCGGACTATGCGCCCGACGCGCTGCCGCCGGAGCTCGCAGCCATGCCGGCTGTGAAGCCCGGCTCGCGGGGCCTCGCCTGATGGCAGGCCACCTGCGCCTCGGCATCAATATCGACCACGTTGCGACCATCCGCAACGCGCGCGGCGGGCCGCATCCGGACCCCGTGCGCGCAGCCGAGATTGCCGAGGCCGCCGGCGCTGACGGCATCACCATCCATCTGCGCGAAGACCGCCGCCACATCCGCGACGGCGACCTCGAGGCGATCCGCAAGGCGACGCGTCTTCCGATCAATCTCGAGATGGCCGCGACCGACGAGATGAAGGCGATCGCCACCGGCTTTCGTCCGCATGCGGCCTGCCTCGTGCCCGAGCGGCGCGAGGAGCGCACGACCGAAGGCGGCCTCAATGTGGCCGGCCTGCACAACCAGATCGCGCCGATTGTCAGTGCGCTGAAGACAGCGGGCGCGCGGGTCTCGCTGTTCATCGAACCAGACCCGGTGCAGATCGCGGTGGCCGAAGTGCTCGGCGCGCCGGTCGTCGAGCTGCACACCGGCCGCTATGCGGAGCTCTGGCTGGAAGGCGGCGCGGGCGCCGCTGCGCCGGAACTCGAACGCCTGAAGTTCGCTGCCGCCGACGCGCGCCGCCGCGGGATCGAACCGCACGCCGGCCACGGCCTCACCTTCGAGAATGTCGGCCCCGTCGCCGCCATCCCCGAACTCGCCGAGCTGAACATCGGCCACTTCCTGATCGGCGAGGCGATCTTCATCGGCCTCGAAGCGTCGATCCGCGAAATGCGCCGCCGCATGGACATCGCGCGCGGCGCAGCGGCGGCCGCATGATCATCGGCATCGGCAACGACCTCTGCAATATCGAGCGCATCCAGCGCTCGCTCGACCGTTTCGGTGAAAAGTTCGAGCGCCGCGTCTTCACTCCCTATGAGATCGCCAAGGCGCGCGGGCGCCGGCGCGTGGCGGAGACCTATGCGAAACGCTTCGCCGCGAAGGAGGCCTGCGCCAAGGCGCTCGGCACCGGCGTGCCGCGTGCCGGTGTGCACTGGCAGCATCTTGGCGTCATCAACCTGCCATCCGGCAAGCCGGGCTTCGAGCTGACCGGCGGCGCCGCGGCGCGCCTCGCCCGCCTCACGCCGCCCGGCCACACCGCCGTGGTGCACCTGACTCTGACCGACGATCATCCGTGGGCGGAGGCCCAGGTGATCATCGAAGCTGTGCCGATGAGCGCCCCATGACACCGCCTCGGCCGAAACGCACGCGCCAGCGCGCCGCCGTCAAGGCGGTGCGTCCGCGCCTGTCCGACGCCGCCCTCAGCGCCGCCGAGGAAGCCTGCGGCCACCGCTTTCGCGACAAGGGGCTGCTGCTGACGGCGCTGACGCATCCGAGCGCAGTGAGCGCGGCCGAGTCATTGCAGCATGCCAACCAGCGGCTCGAATTCCTCGGCGACCGGGTGCTGAACCTCGTGATCGCCGAACGCCTGATCGAGCGCCGCCGCAACGAGACCGAGGGCGACCTCGCGCCGCGCCTCAACCGGCTCGTGAAAAAAGGCGCCTGTGCGGAGGCTTTCCGGCATCTCGGCCTCAATGCCTTCCTGCTTCTCTCCGACAGCGAGCAGGCGAGCGGCGGGCGCGAGCGCGAGTCGACGCTGGGTGATGCCTGCGAAGCCGTGATCGCGGCGATCTATCTCGATGGCGGGCTTGGCCCGGCGCGAAAGTTCATCGAAAAGGGCTGGGCGCCGCAGTTCAACAGCGGCCCGGCCGAAACCAAGGATCCGAAAACCCTGCTCCAGGAATGGGCGCAGGGGCAGGGTCATCCGCTCCCGGATTACGTGGTCATCGGCCGGTCCGGCCCGGACCATGCGCCGGAATACGAAGTCGAAGTCCGCATTGCCGACAATGGCACGGCGGCTGCAACCGGGCCCTCCAAGCGCGACGCCGAGCGACATGCCGCCGCGCGGATGCTGGCCCAACTGAGAGGAAATACATGAGCGACCCCGTCATCACGCATGCCGGTTTCTGCGCCATCATCGGCGCGCCGAATGCCGGCAAGTCGACCCTGACGAACCGCCTCGTCGGCGCGAAAGTCGCGATCGTCACCCACAAGGTGCAGACGACCCGCTTCCCGGTGCGCGGCGTCGCGCAGGTCGGCAGTACACAGATTGTCATCGTCGACACGCCGGGCATTTTCGTGGCCAAGCGCCGGCTCGACCGCGCGATGGTCAAGGCGGCCTGGGGCGGCGCGGATGATGCCGACGCGGTTGTCCACCTGATCGACGCGTCCGCCTGGGTCGCCGAGCATGAAGGCAAGACCACCGGCGCGCAGCGCAACTCCATCGAGGACGACCAGCGCGTCATCGCCCAGCTGAAGGAAGCCGGAAAGCGGGCGATCCTTGCCCTGAACAAGATCGACCTCTTCCCGCATGACCGCGTCCTGCCGGTGATGGCGAAACTGAACGGCGAAGGCGTCTACGACGAGATCTTCATGATCTCCGCCGACAAGGGCGATAGTGTCGACAAGCTCGCCGCCGCGATCGCCGCGCGCATGCCGCAGAGCGAGGCGCTCTATCCGCCGGACCAGGTGGCTGACCTGCCGATGCGCGTGCTCGCCGCCGAAGTGACGCGCGAAAAGCTGATGCTGCGCCTGCACCAGGAATTGCCCTACCAGCTTACGGTCGAGACCGAGAACTGGGAAGAGCGCAAGGACGGCTCGGTGAAAATCCAGCAGGCGATCATCGTCGGGCGCGAGGGTCACAAGGCCATGGTGCTCGGCAAGGGCGGCAGCCTGATCAAGGAAATCGGCCGGCAGGCACGCGTCGAGCTGACCGCGATGCTGGAACGCCCGGTCCACCTGTTCCTGTTCGTCAAGGTCGACGAGCGCTGGCAGGAGAAGCGCGAGAACTATTCCGGCTTCGGGCTGGAGTTTGATGTGTGATGCTGGCGGTGCGGACCCGGAGGATGTTGCCCCCTCCGTCAGTCCGCTTCGCGGCCTGCCACCTCCCCCGTGTTACGGGGGAGGATAAGGGGACACCCGGATGCAATCTTATCCTCCCCCGCGTAGCGGGGGAGGTGGGTCACGCCAAAGGCGTGAGCCGGAGGGGGCACCTTCGGAGCGTCTGATGAACTGGTCCGATGACGGAATAATCCTTGGAGGCCGCCGCTTCGGTGAAGGCGGGTTGATACTCGATGTGCTGACGGCGGAACGTGGCCGGCGTTCGGGGCTCGTGTATGGCGGCGCCTCCCGCAAGCGGCGCGCCCAGTATGAGCCGGGCAACACGGTCGCGCTGGCCTGGTCCGGCCGCCTGGAAGATGCGCTCGGCCGGTTCGATGTGGCCGAGCCCCGGCGCGAACGGGCCTCGCGACTGCTGGAGGATGCCCCGGCGCTGGCCGCCGTCTCGGCGATCACGGCGCTGCTGAGGGCCAGCACCAATGAAGGCGACGCGGCGGGCTCG
The genomic region above belongs to Acidobacteriota bacterium and contains:
- a CDS encoding orotate phosphoribosyltransferase, whose amino-acid sequence is MNSDQVLDVFRDAGALLEGHFILSSGRRSPVFLQKALVFSRPDLSEKLCKALAAKLTAEFGKIDVVAGPAVGGIIPGYELARHLGARAIFAERVEGNLEFRRGFSIGEKDRVLIAEDIVTTGLSFRETVVALGKLPGTVVGGACIIDRSGGKADVGCRLVSLAQVNFPDYAPDALPPELAAMPAVKPGSRGLA
- a CDS encoding pyridoxine 5'-phosphate synthase: MAGHLRLGINIDHVATIRNARGGPHPDPVRAAEIAEAAGADGITIHLREDRRHIRDGDLEAIRKATRLPINLEMAATDEMKAIATGFRPHAACLVPERREERTTEGGLNVAGLHNQIAPIVSALKTAGARVSLFIEPDPVQIAVAEVLGAPVVELHTGRYAELWLEGGAGAAAPELERLKFAAADARRRGIEPHAGHGLTFENVGPVAAIPELAELNIGHFLIGEAIFIGLEASIREMRRRMDIARGAAAAA
- a CDS encoding holo-ACP synthase — its product is MIIGIGNDLCNIERIQRSLDRFGEKFERRVFTPYEIAKARGRRRVAETYAKRFAAKEACAKALGTGVPRAGVHWQHLGVINLPSGKPGFELTGGAAARLARLTPPGHTAVVHLTLTDDHPWAEAQVIIEAVPMSAP
- the rnc gene encoding ribonuclease III, with product MTPPRPKRTRQRAAVKAVRPRLSDAALSAAEEACGHRFRDKGLLLTALTHPSAVSAAESLQHANQRLEFLGDRVLNLVIAERLIERRRNETEGDLAPRLNRLVKKGACAEAFRHLGLNAFLLLSDSEQASGGRERESTLGDACEAVIAAIYLDGGLGPARKFIEKGWAPQFNSGPAETKDPKTLLQEWAQGQGHPLPDYVVIGRSGPDHAPEYEVEVRIADNGTAAATGPSKRDAERHAAARMLAQLRGNT
- the era gene encoding GTPase Era gives rise to the protein MSDPVITHAGFCAIIGAPNAGKSTLTNRLVGAKVAIVTHKVQTTRFPVRGVAQVGSTQIVIVDTPGIFVAKRRLDRAMVKAAWGGADDADAVVHLIDASAWVAEHEGKTTGAQRNSIEDDQRVIAQLKEAGKRAILALNKIDLFPHDRVLPVMAKLNGEGVYDEIFMISADKGDSVDKLAAAIAARMPQSEALYPPDQVADLPMRVLAAEVTREKLMLRLHQELPYQLTVETENWEERKDGSVKIQQAIIVGREGHKAMVLGKGGSLIKEIGRQARVELTAMLERPVHLFLFVKVDERWQEKRENYSGFGLEFDV